The Rhizobium leguminosarum genome includes a region encoding these proteins:
- a CDS encoding LysR substrate-binding domain-containing protein, which produces MSMLIGNLPSLNGLKAFDVAARHLNFRLAAEELGVTQGAVAQHVRGLEAELGVALFERLPKSLALTGEGRSYVADVRRAFELLANATANLKPQPVKLVVSTTPTFASRWLIPRLPDFTSRHPDLDLHILATDRISSFQTDGVDLAVRYGSPPFGPGLAAELQFEQEIIAICNPSLVAKGAEPENAEELSNYTLLHDAHNSWPEYIDRFLGGGDATLFRGISFSQTSHAIEAAIAGQGIATATRAFVSTDIEAGRLRQVFDGALKTRSHFYLVKPRYRKSEAVEKLQGWLRSRVQS; this is translated from the coding sequence ATGTCCATGCTGATCGGCAATCTTCCATCCCTCAACGGCCTCAAGGCCTTCGACGTGGCGGCGCGTCATCTGAACTTCCGGCTTGCGGCCGAAGAGCTCGGCGTCACCCAGGGAGCCGTCGCCCAGCACGTGCGCGGGCTTGAGGCGGAACTTGGGGTGGCATTGTTCGAGCGCCTGCCGAAGTCATTGGCGCTGACGGGCGAGGGGCGAAGCTACGTCGCCGACGTCAGGCGCGCCTTCGAACTGCTCGCAAACGCGACGGCAAACCTGAAGCCTCAGCCGGTCAAACTGGTGGTCAGCACGACGCCGACCTTCGCCTCGAGATGGCTGATCCCGCGTCTTCCGGACTTCACCTCGAGGCATCCCGATCTCGATCTCCACATCCTGGCGACAGACCGCATTTCCAGCTTCCAGACAGACGGCGTCGATCTCGCCGTCCGCTATGGCAGCCCTCCCTTCGGTCCCGGCCTCGCCGCCGAGCTGCAGTTCGAGCAGGAGATCATCGCCATCTGCAATCCGAGCCTCGTCGCGAAGGGAGCCGAGCCTGAGAACGCGGAAGAACTCTCGAACTACACGCTGCTTCACGATGCCCATAATTCCTGGCCCGAATATATCGATCGCTTCCTCGGCGGCGGTGATGCCACGCTGTTTCGGGGCATCAGCTTCTCGCAGACATCGCACGCGATCGAAGCTGCCATCGCCGGACAGGGCATCGCCACGGCAACCCGCGCTTTCGTCTCGACCGACATCGAGGCGGGCAGGCTGAGGCAGGTCTTCGACGGCGCCCTCAAAACGCGGTCGCACTTCTATCTGGTGAAGCCGCGATATCGGAAGTCCGAAGCGGTCGAAAAGCTTCAAGGCTGGCTGCGGTCAAGGGTGCAGAGCTGA
- a CDS encoding SDR family NAD(P)-dependent oxidoreductase: MDLDGKRIVVVGGSRGLGFGMAEAFVARAAKVTVVARDATTLQTLGEQLAVTTVSADATSADAAKRIMSETRPDVVIMNAGAEPPMERIDRVGWEAFTTNWNVDVKAALHWVQAALTLPMASGGLVVLVSSGAAVQGSPLSGGYAGAKRAQWFIAKYAEGLSTQLGLGLRFRVIVPRQMFAGTGVGNAGISGYAAAAGRSFAEQAATWPDMTPRGFGDTVAELIGKTALEEAMIYAVRGDTGVTVIE; encoded by the coding sequence ATGGATTTGGATGGAAAACGGATCGTTGTCGTCGGTGGTAGCCGCGGGTTGGGCTTCGGAATGGCCGAGGCGTTTGTAGCGCGCGCAGCTAAAGTGACCGTCGTGGCTCGCGACGCGACGACTTTGCAAACGCTGGGAGAGCAACTCGCCGTCACGACTGTGTCTGCTGACGCGACCAGTGCCGACGCCGCAAAGAGGATCATGTCGGAGACACGACCGGATGTCGTCATCATGAACGCCGGCGCGGAACCGCCCATGGAACGTATCGACCGTGTTGGCTGGGAGGCGTTCACGACCAACTGGAACGTCGATGTGAAGGCCGCCCTGCATTGGGTCCAGGCCGCTCTGACGTTGCCGATGGCGTCGGGCGGGCTGGTCGTTCTCGTTTCCAGCGGAGCCGCGGTGCAAGGCTCGCCGCTATCGGGAGGCTATGCAGGAGCAAAACGGGCGCAGTGGTTCATCGCAAAATATGCTGAGGGCTTGTCGACCCAGCTCGGCCTGGGCCTGCGTTTCCGGGTCATTGTTCCCCGGCAGATGTTCGCAGGAACCGGCGTGGGCAACGCCGGAATCTCCGGCTATGCGGCGGCGGCGGGCCGCTCATTCGCCGAACAGGCCGCTACCTGGCCGGACATGACACCGCGTGGCTTTGGCGATACGGTAGCCGAACTGATCGGCAAGACGGCGCTGGAAGAGGCTATGATCTACGCCGTGCGTGGAGATACGGGCGTGACGGTCATCGAATGA
- the aac(3) gene encoding aminoglycoside 3-N-acetyltransferase has product MIVPHIHTRLSLARDLDSLGIRAGDMVMVHAAMKRVGRLLNGPDVLIEALRDAVGPAGTIVAYTDWNGAYDALLDENGCVPPEWRAHIAPFDPAVSRAARDNGVLAEFIRTTPGARRSGNPGASVAAIGARADWLTADHPLDYGYGATSPLGRLVAAGGKVLMAGAPLDTMTLLHHAEHLARIPNKRLRRYEAPFATSAGVVWRMLEEFDTSEPVVPGLDDDYFGVIVRAFLASGQGTQGLVGDAQSVLVDAAAICSFAVGWLEHHVRLEG; this is encoded by the coding sequence ATGATCGTTCCGCACATTCACACCCGCCTCTCGCTTGCCAGGGATCTCGACAGTCTCGGCATTCGCGCCGGCGACATGGTCATGGTCCACGCCGCCATGAAGCGGGTGGGGCGGCTGCTCAATGGGCCTGATGTGCTGATCGAAGCGCTTCGCGATGCCGTGGGGCCGGCCGGCACGATCGTCGCCTACACGGACTGGAACGGTGCCTATGATGCGTTGCTGGATGAAAATGGCTGCGTCCCACCGGAATGGCGCGCCCATATCGCGCCCTTCGATCCCGCTGTTTCCCGCGCTGCCCGCGATAATGGCGTTCTCGCCGAATTCATTCGAACGACACCGGGGGCAAGGCGCAGCGGCAATCCGGGCGCCTCGGTCGCGGCGATCGGCGCGCGCGCGGATTGGCTCACCGCCGATCACCCGCTCGATTACGGCTATGGAGCGACATCGCCGCTCGGCAGGCTGGTGGCGGCAGGCGGCAAGGTTCTGATGGCCGGAGCCCCGCTCGACACCATGACCCTGCTCCACCATGCCGAACACCTGGCGCGAATTCCAAACAAGCGCCTGCGCCGCTACGAGGCGCCCTTTGCCACATCGGCCGGCGTGGTGTGGCGCATGCTGGAAGAGTTCGACACAAGCGAGCCGGTCGTGCCGGGCCTTGACGACGATTATTTCGGCGTGATCGTGCGGGCGTTTCTGGCAAGCGGGCAGGGTACGCAGGGCCTGGTGGGAGACGCCCAGTCGGTGCTGGTCGACGCGGCCGCGATCTGCAGCTTCGCTGTCGGATGGCTGGAGCATCATGTTCGGCTTGAAGGCTGA
- a CDS encoding RNA polymerase sigma factor, which yields MMDEAALEAEAKNTLYAALAKQADAVRPELHRYAARLVGSVIDGEDVIQDALVSAFAMVGSISSETPLRPWLFRIVHNRAIDALRQRSTRRSEPLETAFDLADVSAVDPEDALIRQDTVQIALAHFAKLPVPQRSAVILKDVLGEPIADIAALLGLSIDAVKAHLSRGRAGLRSISESESEVPLPPSAEVLNFAALFNARDWTALRSLLAEDVRLRQARRPQVSGAANVGRFFSYYADYPRVWIEPACLEGREILLVSAAPSAAPAYFMLLEWRDQKITLIRDHRYATYVMEDAAVTRAASQRES from the coding sequence ATGATGGATGAAGCTGCCCTCGAAGCAGAAGCGAAGAACACACTCTACGCGGCGCTGGCCAAGCAGGCGGATGCGGTTCGCCCGGAACTGCATCGCTATGCCGCCCGATTGGTCGGCTCGGTGATCGACGGCGAGGACGTGATACAGGACGCGTTGGTCAGTGCGTTCGCGATGGTCGGTTCTATCTCGTCCGAGACGCCGCTGCGCCCCTGGCTGTTTCGCATTGTTCACAATCGCGCCATCGATGCGCTGCGCCAGCGAAGTACCCGCCGGTCGGAGCCGCTGGAGACGGCCTTTGATCTGGCTGATGTCAGTGCTGTTGATCCAGAGGATGCACTGATAAGGCAGGACACCGTGCAGATCGCCTTGGCTCACTTTGCCAAATTGCCGGTGCCGCAGCGTAGCGCGGTGATCCTCAAGGATGTGCTGGGAGAGCCGATCGCAGACATTGCCGCGCTATTGGGCCTGAGCATCGACGCTGTCAAAGCCCATCTCTCACGTGGTCGGGCAGGATTGCGATCCATCTCCGAGTCGGAGTCCGAAGTCCCGCTGCCCCCAAGTGCCGAGGTTCTGAATTTCGCAGCGCTCTTCAACGCGAGGGATTGGACGGCCCTGCGCAGCCTGCTTGCCGAGGACGTTCGGCTTCGTCAGGCACGACGGCCGCAGGTCTCCGGTGCGGCGAACGTTGGCCGGTTCTTTTCCTATTATGCGGACTATCCGCGGGTCTGGATCGAACCGGCTTGTCTGGAGGGCAGGGAAATATTGCTGGTCTCGGCTGCGCCGTCCGCTGCCCCTGCTTACTTCATGCTGCTTGAATGGAGAGACCAAAAGATAACCCTGATCCGCGACCATCGATATGCGACCTACGTCATGGAGGACGCGGCTGTGACGCGGGCCGCATCGCAACGTGAATCTTAG
- a CDS encoding SDR family oxidoreductase, which produces MAVEKVAIITAGGSGMGAEAARRLAADGFKIAILSSSGKGEALAAELGGIGVTGSNQSNDDLKRLVDATMEKWGRIDVLVNSAGHGPRAPITEVTDEQWHAGMDIYFMNVVRPVRLVTPIMQAQKSGAIVNISTAWVSEPSAMFPTSAVFRAGLAAYTKIYADTYAGDGIRINNVLPGWIDSLPATEERRDSVPMKRYGTSAEVAATISFLVSEGAGYITGQSLRIDGGLTRSV; this is translated from the coding sequence ATGGCAGTAGAAAAGGTAGCGATCATCACGGCTGGCGGCAGTGGCATGGGTGCGGAAGCCGCGAGGCGGCTGGCGGCCGATGGCTTCAAGATCGCCATCCTGTCCTCGTCAGGCAAGGGCGAGGCGCTTGCCGCCGAATTGGGCGGCATCGGCGTCACCGGCTCGAACCAGTCCAACGACGACCTCAAGCGCCTGGTCGACGCCACGATGGAGAAATGGGGCCGGATCGACGTCCTCGTCAACAGCGCCGGCCACGGCCCGCGCGCGCCGATCACCGAGGTCACCGACGAACAGTGGCACGCGGGCATGGACATTTATTTCATGAACGTGGTCCGTCCCGTGCGGCTGGTCACGCCGATCATGCAGGCGCAAAAGTCGGGCGCAATCGTCAATATCTCCACCGCCTGGGTGTCCGAACCGTCGGCGATGTTCCCGACCTCGGCCGTCTTCCGGGCCGGGCTTGCCGCCTACACCAAGATTTATGCCGATACCTATGCGGGCGACGGCATCCGCATCAACAACGTGCTGCCAGGCTGGATCGACAGCCTGCCGGCGACGGAGGAGCGCCGCGACAGCGTGCCGATGAAGCGCTACGGCACCAGCGCCGAAGTGGCGGCGACAATTTCCTTCCTCGTTTCCGAAGGGGCGGGCTATATCACCGGCCAGAGCCTCAGGATCGACGGCGGCCTTACCCGGTCCGTCTGA
- a CDS encoding sulfite exporter TauE/SafE family protein has product MSQDLPASPPKSQNLPVAFTGGGIIGALGGLIGLGGAEFRLPLLIGLFNFAALEAVILNKAMSLVVVATALPFRAATVPFSTIAGNWPIVVNLLAGSLLGAWFGAGWATRLKSETLYKVIAAMLVAIAVVLVVGHDAAAGQALLTGVAQMIAGVVAGFIIGIVASLLGVAGGELLIPTLVLLFGADIKLAGSLSLAVSLPTMLVGFTRYSRDQSFSVLGRNKTFLLVMAAGSIIGTFAGGLLLGIVPNAFLLPALAAILLISALKVWRHS; this is encoded by the coding sequence ATGTCTCAGGATTTGCCCGCCTCGCCACCCAAGTCTCAAAATCTCCCCGTGGCCTTTACCGGCGGGGGAATTATCGGTGCCCTCGGTGGGTTGATTGGTCTTGGAGGAGCGGAATTCCGGTTGCCTCTCCTGATCGGATTGTTCAATTTTGCGGCTCTTGAGGCGGTCATCCTCAACAAGGCCATGAGCCTGGTCGTTGTTGCCACTGCGCTGCCGTTCCGTGCTGCGACAGTGCCTTTCAGCACGATCGCCGGGAACTGGCCGATCGTCGTCAACCTGCTCGCTGGAAGTCTGCTCGGCGCATGGTTTGGCGCGGGTTGGGCAACCCGCCTGAAGTCGGAAACCCTCTACAAGGTGATTGCCGCCATGCTGGTCGCGATCGCCGTTGTCCTGGTCGTTGGCCACGACGCGGCAGCCGGCCAGGCGCTTCTAACGGGCGTCGCCCAGATGATCGCAGGCGTGGTGGCGGGCTTCATCATCGGGATTGTGGCATCCCTGCTCGGTGTGGCGGGCGGAGAGCTATTGATCCCGACGCTGGTCCTGCTTTTCGGGGCGGATATCAAACTGGCCGGAAGCCTCTCCCTCGCCGTAAGCCTGCCCACCATGTTGGTCGGGTTCACCCGCTACAGCCGCGATCAGAGCTTTTCGGTCCTTGGCCGCAACAAGACCTTCCTGCTGGTCATGGCCGCGGGCTCGATCATCGGCACCTTTGCCGGCGGCCTCCTGCTTGGCATTGTGCCAAACGCCTTCCTTCTGCCGGCCCTGGCCGCAATCCTGCTGATCTCAGCGTTAAAGGTTTGGCGACACAGCTAA